One window of Sulfurospirillum sp. 1612 genomic DNA carries:
- the lspA gene encoding signal peptidase II: MAKRLFIFFLVFIAIFVIDQYIKSLFIDGFRWEGSYFSLILVYNKGVAFSMLAFLEEYLKYLQIVLFIGLSLYLWFEKELFAKFFLPIGIIYGAGCSNLYDRFIHQGVVDYVFWHQWFEFAVFNFADVMIDVAIVLILFIMYKERKLQKTNKV, from the coding sequence ATGGCTAAGCGCCTCTTTATTTTCTTTTTAGTCTTTATCGCAATTTTTGTGATAGACCAATACATCAAATCCCTTTTTATCGATGGTTTTAGGTGGGAGGGGTCGTATTTTTCTTTGATATTGGTTTATAATAAAGGGGTGGCATTTTCGATGTTGGCCTTTTTGGAAGAGTATCTAAAGTATTTGCAGATTGTTTTATTTATAGGGTTGAGTCTCTACCTGTGGTTTGAGAAAGAATTGTTTGCGAAGTTTTTTCTCCCCATCGGTATTATCTATGGTGCTGGATGCAGTAATCTTTATGACCGGTTTATCCATCAAGGGGTGGTGGATTATGTTTTTTGGCATCAATGGTTTGAGTTTGCTGTCTTTAATTTTGCTGATGTCATGATAGATGTGGCGATTGTTTTAATCCTTTTTATAATGTATAAAGAGAGAAAACTTCAAAAAACAAACAAAGTATGA
- the infC gene encoding translation initiation factor IF-3, whose translation MLNHEIRASEVRCIGDDGTQYGIISRQDALRKSEELGLDLVLIAPDAKPPVCKIMDYGKFRYQEEKKKKEAKKKQKTIEVKEIKLSIKIAQNDINYKIKHAREFLEEGKHVKFRVFLRGREISNPDAGKAVLEKVWPMVEDIGMREKAPMLEGRYINMMVVPKK comes from the coding sequence ATGCTCAACCATGAGATTCGGGCCAGCGAGGTAAGGTGCATCGGTGATGATGGAACGCAATACGGAATCATCTCAAGACAAGATGCATTGCGCAAATCCGAAGAATTAGGTTTAGACTTAGTTCTGATAGCTCCGGATGCAAAGCCCCCTGTCTGCAAGATCATGGACTACGGAAAGTTCAGATATCAAGAAGAGAAGAAGAAAAAAGAGGCCAAGAAAAAGCAAAAAACTATAGAAGTCAAAGAAATTAAACTCTCTATAAAAATAGCTCAAAATGACATTAATTACAAAATAAAACATGCAAGAGAATTCTTAGAAGAGGGCAAGCATGTGAAATTTCGAGTATTTTTGCGTGGCCGAGAGATCTCAAATCCTGATGCCGGTAAAGCAGTTTTAGAAAAAGTATGGCCGATGGTAGAAGATATCGGCATGAGAGAGAAAGCTCCGATGTTAGAAGGACGCTATATTAATATGATGGTCGTCCCTAAAAAATAA
- the rpsT gene encoding 30S ribosomal protein S20, with product MADHKSAEKRIRQTKKRTERNRFYKTRIKNLTRALREAVEAGDKAAATEALKNVNKSFHSYASKGILKQNTAARRVSRLSKLVNTLNSAA from the coding sequence ATGGCAGATCATAAGTCAGCGGAAAAGCGTATTAGACAGACTAAGAAGAGAACAGAAAGAAATAGATTTTATAAAACTAGAATTAAAAATCTTACTAGAGCTCTTAGAGAAGCAGTAGAAGCAGGCGATAAAGCAGCAGCTACAGAAGCATTGAAAAATGTTAACAAAAGCTTCCATTCTTATGCATCAAAAGGTATTTTAAAACAAAATACTGCAGCACGACGTGTAAGTAGATTATCCAAACTAGTCAATACGCTCAATAGTGCCGCTTAA
- the rpmI gene encoding 50S ribosomal protein L35: MPKMKTVRGAAKRFKSSKNKIKRGAAYRSHILTKKATKRMRGLKEAKTVDSRDVSAVKLMLGKK, encoded by the coding sequence ATGCCGAAAATGAAAACGGTACGCGGTGCAGCTAAACGTTTCAAGTCTAGTAAGAATAAGATCAAACGAGGCGCAGCTTATAGAAGTCATATCTTGACTAAAAAAGCTACGAAAAGAATGCGTGGTCTTAAAGAAGCGAAAACTGTAGATAGCCGTGATGTATCAGCAGTAAAATTGATGCTAGGAAAAAAATAA
- a CDS encoding glucosaminidase domain-containing protein, whose product MTRVLMHFKILIVGLFVLKSFGSGLPDYYYKMKSGERQKREFIKIMLPLIKKSNHLIVVERQFVKKFFDEAIKTGFRDLPSKNLSKLLRLSRKYRIKNLFDRRQYLKRIDVVPVSLALAQASVESGWGKSRFVREANNIFGHWTYTGVGLIPAGREEGKTHRIRIFASLQRSVNAYMLNLNRNLAYQSFRDKRLKYRQEHKDFNGIAAAKTMLMYSQLREKYIKILVGLIRDENLLYYDAYKPAALMDSA is encoded by the coding sequence TTGACACGAGTATTGATGCACTTTAAAATTTTGATTGTTGGACTTTTTGTTCTCAAATCCTTTGGTTCTGGATTGCCAGATTATTATTATAAAATGAAGAGTGGTGAGCGACAAAAAAGAGAATTTATCAAAATTATGTTACCCCTGATTAAGAAAAGTAACCATCTCATCGTGGTGGAGCGACAGTTTGTTAAGAAATTTTTTGATGAGGCCATTAAGACGGGATTTCGAGATTTACCATCTAAAAATCTTAGCAAACTGTTGCGTCTCTCTCGTAAATATCGTATTAAAAATTTATTTGATAGACGCCAATATCTAAAACGCATTGATGTTGTTCCTGTCTCATTGGCGCTAGCACAAGCCTCAGTTGAGAGTGGGTGGGGCAAGAGTCGGTTTGTCCGAGAAGCGAATAATATCTTTGGACACTGGACGTACACCGGAGTGGGATTAATTCCAGCGGGCAGAGAAGAGGGCAAAACCCATCGCATCAGAATTTTTGCTAGTTTGCAACGTTCTGTTAATGCTTACATGCTCAATCTAAATCGCAATCTTGCGTATCAGTCTTTTCGTGATAAGCGTCTTAAGTATCGACAAGAGCATAAAGATTTCAATGGTATTGCAGCAGCCAAAACGATGCTGATGTATTCACAATTGCGAGAAAAATATATTAAGATTTTAGTAGGATTGATTCGAGATGAAAATTTATTGTATTATGATGCTTATAAGCCAGCGGCTTTGATGGATTCTGCTTGA
- the dapF gene encoding diaminopimelate epimerase yields the protein MHVSKYNASGNDFVIFHTFKQEDRSALARRLCHRQSGVGADGLIVVLPHETYDFQWQFYNSDGSMAAMCGNGTRACAHYAFQNGLAPANMSFLTQAGVIRSSVEGDIVETQLSASKKLREPFVYEGKTWYFYDTGVPHLVTFTENLDDFDLTLASKLRYEHNANVNFASITPKGLLVRTYERGVEGETLACGTGMAACFRSAYDQGNIPDKIKVYPRSNEELALRIEEGQLYFKGKVSKVFDTSIDAL from the coding sequence ATGCACGTATCTAAATATAATGCCAGTGGCAATGATTTTGTGATATTTCATACCTTCAAGCAAGAAGACCGTAGTGCCCTTGCTAGGAGATTGTGTCACCGACAAAGTGGCGTAGGCGCCGATGGCTTGATTGTGGTGCTCCCTCATGAAACGTATGATTTCCAATGGCAGTTTTACAATAGTGATGGCAGTATGGCCGCCATGTGTGGGAATGGAACCCGTGCGTGTGCGCATTATGCGTTTCAAAATGGTCTAGCTCCTGCTAATATGAGCTTTTTGACACAAGCGGGAGTGATTCGCTCATCCGTTGAAGGGGATATCGTAGAGACTCAATTGAGTGCGAGTAAAAAACTGCGTGAGCCCTTTGTGTATGAGGGGAAAACGTGGTATTTTTATGATACGGGTGTTCCTCATCTTGTGACTTTTACTGAAAATCTTGATGATTTTGATCTGACCTTGGCATCAAAGCTACGTTATGAACATAATGCCAATGTGAATTTTGCTTCCATTACGCCAAAAGGCCTGTTGGTGCGCACTTATGAACGAGGAGTAGAGGGGGAGACTTTGGCTTGTGGTACAGGGATGGCCGCGTGTTTTCGTAGCGCTTATGATCAAGGAAATATCCCAGATAAAATCAAAGTATATCCTCGTAGCAACGAAGAGTTAGCACTCAGAATCGAAGAGGGGCAACTCTATTTCAAAGGAAAGGTGTCAAAAGTGTTTGACACGAGTATTGATGCACTTTAA
- the prfA gene encoding peptide chain release factor 1, whose amino-acid sequence MLKDKLQPFLDRYDEITKLLSEPDISQDIKKMTALSKEQSRLEEIKGLAENYISTIDGIEENKQLLEDSELAELAKEELKELEITKEKLEEDIKVALLPVDPNDDKNIFLEIRAGTGGDEAAIFVADLFKSYMRYAELKGWKTEIVSSSEGVLNGYKEIIALIKGDNVYSKLKFEGGVHRVQRVPLTESQGRVHTSAITVAVMPEVDDVEIEINPNDLKIDVMRSSGNGGQSVNTTDSAVRITHLPSGLVVVNQDGKSQHKNKDAAMKILKARLYDLTLQEQNSTESEKRKLQVGSGDRSARIRTYNYPQNRITDHRVGLTLYRLDAIMEGGLFDEIIDVLITHYQAESIKAAGL is encoded by the coding sequence ATGCTAAAAGATAAATTACAACCATTTCTCGACCGTTATGATGAAATAACCAAACTCCTCAGTGAGCCTGATATTTCTCAAGATATCAAAAAGATGACGGCACTTTCAAAAGAACAATCTAGACTTGAAGAGATCAAAGGATTGGCTGAGAATTATATCAGCACAATCGATGGTATCGAAGAGAATAAACAATTGCTTGAAGATAGTGAATTAGCAGAATTGGCAAAAGAGGAACTGAAAGAATTAGAAATAACCAAAGAAAAATTAGAAGAAGACATTAAAGTCGCGCTACTCCCGGTTGATCCCAATGATGATAAAAATATATTTCTTGAGATTCGTGCCGGAACGGGTGGCGATGAAGCTGCAATCTTTGTGGCAGATCTTTTTAAATCTTACATGAGATATGCTGAACTCAAGGGCTGGAAAACAGAAATTGTCAGTTCTAGCGAGGGTGTTTTGAACGGATACAAGGAGATTATCGCCCTGATTAAAGGCGATAATGTATATTCCAAATTGAAGTTTGAAGGGGGCGTTCATAGAGTCCAACGTGTTCCGCTTACGGAATCGCAAGGACGGGTTCATACCTCTGCTATCACCGTAGCGGTGATGCCTGAAGTCGATGATGTTGAAATCGAAATTAATCCTAATGATCTTAAAATTGATGTCATGAGATCTTCTGGAAACGGCGGACAATCTGTCAATACTACCGATAGTGCCGTGAGAATTACTCACCTGCCAAGCGGTTTGGTTGTGGTCAATCAAGATGGAAAATCTCAGCACAAAAACAAAGATGCCGCGATGAAGATTCTCAAAGCCAGATTATACGATTTGACGCTACAAGAACAAAACAGTACCGAGAGTGAGAAAAGAAAACTTCAAGTAGGATCTGGTGATCGAAGTGCTAGAATCCGAACCTACAACTATCCACAAAACCGTATTACTGACCATCGTGTGGGCTTAACACTGTACCGATTAGATGCGATTATGGAAGGGGGTCTTTTTGATGAAATTATCGACGTGCTCATTACCCACTATCAAGCAGAATCCATCAAAGCCGCTGGCTTATAA
- the glmM gene encoding phosphoglucosamine mutase, which yields MKLFGTDGVRGRAGKKLNAQMAMRLAMAAGIYFRENSITNRFLIGKDTRRSGYMIENAIVSGLTAVGYDVRQIGPMPTPAISFLTEDMRCDAGIMISASHNPYFDNGIKFFDSFGNKLDEKAEAAIEKIYFDEALIEENQKTEFEIGRSKRVDDVIGRYIVHIKNSFPKNLTLQGIRVVLDTANGAAYKVAPTIFSELGADVVVINNTPSGSNINLNCGAMHPETLGEEVRKLRADIGFAFDGDADRLVVVDENGDIVDGDKLLGKLATYLDSQDLLKHSCMCATVMSNKALEDYLKAHEIELKRSSVGDKYVLEILNQEGLNFGGEQSGHIILSDFVKTGDALISSLAVMACYLRDKEPISKLFNPFTLYPQLQRNLIVSEKIPLAKISGYSAMIKTIEADGIRVLVRYSGTENLLRILLEGKDQKVLESHMETLYGFLKNVLNG from the coding sequence ATGAAACTTTTTGGAACGGATGGCGTCAGAGGAAGAGCGGGAAAAAAACTCAATGCACAAATGGCGATGCGATTGGCGATGGCCGCAGGTATTTACTTTAGAGAAAACTCAATCACCAATCGATTTTTAATCGGAAAAGATACAAGACGAAGTGGTTATATGATTGAAAATGCTATCGTTTCAGGACTTACGGCGGTAGGATATGATGTCAGACAAATCGGCCCGATGCCGACTCCTGCGATATCATTTTTGACAGAAGACATGCGTTGTGATGCTGGTATTATGATCAGTGCCTCGCATAATCCTTATTTTGATAATGGCATCAAATTTTTTGATTCCTTTGGCAATAAACTGGACGAAAAAGCAGAAGCGGCTATTGAGAAAATTTATTTTGATGAAGCATTGATTGAAGAAAATCAAAAAACAGAATTTGAAATCGGACGCTCAAAGCGTGTTGATGATGTGATTGGTCGATACATTGTGCATATCAAAAACTCTTTTCCTAAAAATCTCACTCTGCAAGGGATTCGGGTAGTCTTAGATACTGCCAATGGCGCGGCTTATAAAGTTGCTCCGACTATCTTTTCTGAATTGGGTGCAGATGTCGTGGTCATCAATAATACTCCAAGCGGTAGCAATATCAACCTAAACTGTGGTGCGATGCATCCAGAGACGCTAGGAGAAGAGGTGCGTAAACTTCGCGCTGATATTGGATTTGCTTTTGATGGTGATGCTGATCGTTTAGTCGTGGTCGATGAAAATGGTGATATTGTGGATGGCGACAAATTATTGGGTAAATTAGCCACGTATCTTGATTCTCAAGATTTATTGAAACATTCTTGTATGTGTGCGACTGTGATGAGCAATAAAGCGTTGGAGGATTACCTAAAAGCGCATGAGATTGAATTGAAGCGCTCTAGTGTGGGTGATAAATATGTGCTTGAAATCCTCAATCAAGAGGGGTTGAATTTTGGTGGTGAGCAAAGCGGTCATATCATCTTGTCAGATTTTGTTAAAACCGGAGATGCCCTCATCTCTTCTTTGGCGGTGATGGCTTGCTATTTGCGCGATAAAGAACCGATTAGTAAACTCTTTAACCCTTTTACGCTGTATCCACAATTGCAACGCAATCTAATTGTCAGTGAAAAAATTCCACTTGCTAAAATCAGTGGTTATAGTGCTATGATTAAAACAATAGAAGCTGATGGTATTCGTGTTTTAGTACGCTATTCTGGTACAGAGAATTTGCTGCGTATCTTGCTTGAAGGTAAAGACCAAAAGGTGCTTGAGTCTCACATGGAAACACTTTATGGATTTTTGAAAAATGTCCTCAATGGCTAA
- the thrS gene encoding threonine--tRNA ligase has protein sequence MQNEVIAYKKGQNLVDTQSINPQEIPNSKEILFDNSDDSLEVIRHSCAHLMAQAIKEIYKDAQFFVGPVIEDGFYYDFRIQEKISDADLKAIEKKMQELAKKNMKIEKINSTKAEVAARFADDDLKQEVLLRIPDGEVSIYKQGDFEDLCRGPHLPDTRYLRFFKLTRVAGAYLGGDENREMLTRIYGTAFADKESLKAYMTMIEEAKKRDHRKLGTELKLFTFDEEVGAGLPIWLPNGSRLRSKIEQRLFKAHRVRGYQPVRGPEILKADAWKTSGHYDNYGENMYFTEIDGSEYGLKPMNCVGHIKVFQNDVRSYRDLPLKFFEYGVVHRHEMSGVMHGLFRVREFTQDDAHVFCTPEQIKDSVIEMLGFVDDIMKSFGFEYEIEISTKPEKAIGDDAFWEAATQGLKDALDEHNIAYGIDEGGGAFYGPKIDVKILDALKRKWQCSTIQVDYNLPDRFDLSYIDANNEHKRPVMLHRAILGSFERFIGILIEHTAGELPFFVAPTQAVIIPISENHVAYAKEISKKMLEIDIDTEILSKNESLNKRIRNAEKMRVPMILVIGDEEIANNSVALRDRRDRKQYNLTIEELISTMKEKLSEVHF, from the coding sequence ATGCAAAATGAGGTTATTGCCTACAAAAAAGGGCAAAATCTAGTCGATACTCAGAGTATCAATCCCCAAGAAATACCCAATTCCAAAGAAATTTTATTTGACAATTCGGATGATTCTTTAGAGGTAATCCGCCACTCTTGTGCCCATTTGATGGCGCAAGCAATAAAAGAGATATACAAAGATGCACAATTTTTTGTAGGTCCTGTTATTGAGGATGGATTTTATTATGATTTTCGTATTCAAGAAAAAATTAGCGACGCTGATTTAAAAGCGATTGAAAAAAAGATGCAAGAACTTGCCAAGAAAAATATGAAAATCGAAAAAATCAACAGCACCAAGGCTGAAGTTGCTGCTAGATTTGCTGATGATGACTTGAAACAAGAGGTATTGCTTCGCATTCCTGATGGCGAAGTTTCTATCTATAAACAAGGTGACTTTGAAGATTTATGCCGCGGGCCACATCTACCAGATACAAGATATTTGAGATTTTTTAAACTCACTCGTGTAGCGGGTGCTTATTTGGGTGGTGATGAAAACAGAGAGATGCTGACTCGAATTTACGGGACGGCTTTTGCTGACAAAGAGAGCCTTAAAGCGTATATGACGATGATTGAAGAGGCCAAGAAACGCGACCATAGGAAACTTGGAACCGAACTCAAACTTTTCACTTTTGATGAAGAGGTGGGGGCAGGGCTTCCGATTTGGTTACCCAATGGAAGTCGCTTGCGTAGTAAAATTGAACAAAGACTTTTTAAAGCGCATCGTGTACGAGGGTATCAGCCCGTACGTGGTCCGGAGATATTAAAAGCAGATGCCTGGAAGACCAGTGGACACTATGATAATTATGGTGAAAATATGTACTTTACCGAGATTGACGGCTCTGAATATGGACTCAAACCGATGAACTGCGTGGGACACATCAAAGTGTTTCAAAATGATGTGAGAAGCTATCGTGATTTACCACTGAAGTTTTTTGAATACGGTGTCGTGCATCGCCACGAGATGAGCGGTGTCATGCACGGACTTTTTAGAGTTCGAGAATTCACGCAAGATGATGCGCATGTCTTTTGTACGCCTGAGCAAATCAAAGATAGCGTTATTGAAATGTTAGGCTTTGTTGATGATATCATGAAGAGCTTTGGATTTGAGTATGAGATCGAAATCTCCACAAAACCGGAGAAAGCAATCGGAGATGATGCTTTTTGGGAAGCTGCGACTCAAGGGCTCAAAGATGCACTTGATGAACATAATATCGCGTATGGCATTGATGAGGGTGGTGGAGCATTTTATGGTCCGAAAATTGACGTAAAAATCTTAGATGCACTAAAGCGAAAATGGCAATGTTCTACGATACAAGTAGATTACAATCTGCCAGATCGTTTTGACCTCTCGTATATTGATGCAAATAATGAACACAAAAGACCGGTCATGTTACACCGTGCGATTTTGGGATCATTTGAGCGATTTATTGGTATTTTGATTGAACATACAGCCGGTGAGTTACCATTTTTCGTAGCACCGACACAGGCGGTCATCATTCCAATATCAGAAAACCACGTCGCCTATGCGAAAGAAATTTCGAAAAAAATGTTGGAAATTGATATTGATACAGAAATTTTGTCGAAAAATGAGAGCTTAAATAAACGGATTCGAAACGCTGAAAAAATGCGTGTTCCGATGATTTTAGTAATCGGTGATGAAGAAATTGCCAACAATAGTGTGGCTTTAAGAGATAGAAGAGATAGAAAACAGTATAATTTAACAATAGAGGAACTAATATCAACAATGAAGGAGAAACTGAGTGAGGTACACTTTTGA
- a CDS encoding TRAP transporter small permease, with protein sequence MLKISQIISRINTIIDKQISLLVVALMILLSILLSVSVFYRYVLNDSIYWSNEVARYMLVYIVFLGATMAHKHKSHIRIDIILGALSHKNKKYIEMLIGGLFIFFWILVLMGSLKLLPLFLMQKTATLEIPFAYPFAALPLSACIWILYCIDDIIRECVKK encoded by the coding sequence ATGTTGAAAATTTCTCAGATAATCTCACGCATCAATACGATCATAGACAAGCAGATTAGTCTGCTTGTCGTGGCGTTGATGATTTTATTGTCGATACTTTTGAGCGTGAGTGTTTTTTATCGCTATGTTTTAAATGATTCGATTTATTGGTCCAATGAAGTGGCTCGGTATATGTTGGTTTATATCGTGTTTTTGGGTGCGACGATGGCACACAAACACAAATCTCACATTCGCATTGATATTATCTTAGGGGCGCTCTCCCATAAAAATAAAAAATATATTGAGATGCTTATTGGAGGATTATTTATCTTCTTCTGGATTTTGGTTTTGATGGGGTCACTAAAGCTTTTGCCACTTTTCTTGATGCAAAAAACAGCAACACTAGAGATTCCTTTTGCTTATCCTTTTGCGGCATTGCCCCTCTCTGCTTGCATATGGATTTTATACTGCATCGATGACATCATCCGGGAGTGTGTGAAAAAATAA
- a CDS encoding TRAP transporter substrate-binding protein, with the protein MKKTFYKIALLCLLPVGVFAKGYVVNLGIVTTPNSFHYKAAEKFKQIVEKRSGGDIQVKIHHSSSVGNETSILQQLQLNALQMGVITAGPMDKFIPAIKAIGFPFIFDSYAKVDKILDGKIGQDILGQFQSANLIGYHFLENGFRNITNSKRPIHTAADVKGLKIRVMNSQLHIAIWKDIGANPTPMPWPIYTQLSQHVIDGQENPLAVIDQYKLYEVQKYLTLTRHVYSALVFVGSKQFYDALPKKYQTLFFEATKEASIYERKLNRDKANYFLADLKKNGMIVDEHPDLASFKEKVMPLKKQYRGDAKKYLDMILAQ; encoded by the coding sequence ATGAAAAAAACTTTCTATAAAATTGCATTGTTATGTCTCTTGCCTGTTGGCGTGTTTGCCAAAGGCTATGTTGTCAATCTTGGTATCGTAACGACACCCAACTCTTTTCATTATAAAGCTGCGGAGAAATTTAAACAAATCGTAGAAAAAAGAAGTGGTGGAGATATTCAGGTCAAAATCCATCATTCTAGTTCGGTCGGAAATGAGACGAGTATTTTGCAACAATTACAACTCAATGCATTGCAGATGGGTGTTATCACCGCCGGTCCTATGGATAAATTTATCCCCGCAATCAAAGCGATTGGATTTCCTTTTATCTTCGATAGCTATGCTAAAGTCGATAAGATATTGGATGGAAAAATTGGACAAGACATCCTTGGACAATTTCAATCTGCTAATTTGATTGGATACCATTTCTTAGAAAATGGATTCCGTAACATCACAAATTCTAAGCGTCCTATCCATACAGCAGCCGATGTGAAAGGTTTGAAAATCCGTGTCATGAACTCACAACTTCATATCGCAATATGGAAAGATATCGGTGCGAATCCAACCCCTATGCCTTGGCCAATTTATACCCAACTCTCTCAACATGTGATTGATGGACAAGAAAATCCTCTTGCGGTAATTGATCAGTATAAATTATATGAAGTACAAAAATACCTCACCTTGACACGACATGTCTATTCTGCACTTGTCTTTGTGGGAAGTAAACAATTTTACGATGCGTTACCGAAAAAATACCAAACTCTCTTTTTTGAAGCCACCAAAGAAGCTTCAATTTATGAGCGAAAATTGAATCGTGACAAGGCCAACTACTTTTTGGCTGATCTTAAAAAGAATGGCATGATTGTTGATGAACATCCTGATCTTGCATCTTTTAAAGAAAAAGTCATGCCTTTGAAAAAACAGTATCGAGGCGATGCAAAAAAATATTTGGATATGATTTTAGCGCAATAA
- a CDS encoding TRAP transporter large permease produces the protein MLLLILLLIVLIVLSIPVFLSIGLATTAAFFSSNQPLFMIAQKMFDGVNSYVLLAVPLFMLAGSFMDQGGMSKRLVDFSESLVGHFRGGLAITSILSSMLFAGVSGSAAADTAAVGSVLIPPMKKKGYNKNFAASIIATGGSIGVIIPPSIPMIIFAFIANVSVGKLFLAGILPGVLIGVSLILLVVFKTRHLDIDNDHKSFDVLKFKSAFKDALLALGIPFIVVGGILGGLFTATESAAVAVVYAFVVSKFIYKELSWKKVYKSTVYAINTSAIILIIISIATVFSWYLSMNNIQELLSDTFMMISHNKYILLIFINLFLLVMGTFVETTAALILFVPVITPLLNSLGIDPLTYGVMIVTNLAIGMLTPPLGICLIVSGTIAQSKILEISKAIVPFLLVMIVDLLLITFIPFLTRYLPSIY, from the coding sequence ATGCTTTTATTAATCTTGTTGCTTATCGTATTGATTGTGCTATCGATACCGGTATTTTTGTCGATAGGTCTTGCCACTACGGCAGCCTTTTTCTCTTCTAATCAGCCTCTTTTTATGATTGCACAAAAGATGTTCGATGGGGTGAATTCATATGTACTCCTCGCGGTACCTTTGTTCATGTTAGCAGGCAGTTTTATGGACCAAGGGGGTATGTCCAAAAGATTGGTCGATTTTTCTGAATCTTTAGTAGGACATTTTAGGGGAGGGCTGGCGATTACTTCCATCCTCTCAAGCATGCTTTTTGCTGGAGTCTCAGGCTCAGCTGCTGCTGATACCGCTGCTGTGGGTTCGGTCTTGATTCCTCCGATGAAGAAAAAAGGATACAACAAAAATTTTGCCGCTTCGATTATCGCAACAGGAGGCTCCATCGGGGTGATTATTCCGCCGAGTATTCCGATGATTATTTTCGCTTTTATTGCTAATGTGTCTGTTGGAAAACTGTTCTTAGCTGGAATCTTACCGGGTGTTTTAATCGGTGTGTCTTTGATTTTATTAGTGGTTTTTAAAACACGACATCTTGATATTGACAATGATCATAAAAGCTTTGATGTACTCAAGTTCAAATCCGCTTTTAAAGATGCCCTTTTAGCGCTAGGCATCCCTTTTATCGTCGTCGGTGGTATTTTGGGTGGTTTGTTCACCGCGACAGAATCTGCGGCCGTTGCGGTTGTGTATGCATTTGTTGTGAGCAAATTTATCTATAAAGAGCTCAGCTGGAAAAAAGTCTATAAATCTACCGTCTATGCGATCAACACCAGTGCTATTATTCTCATCATCATCTCTATTGCGACAGTTTTTTCCTGGTACTTGTCGATGAACAATATCCAAGAGTTACTCAGCGATACCTTCATGATGATCAGCCATAATAAATACATTTTATTGATTTTTATCAATCTTTTCTTGTTGGTGATGGGTACCTTTGTCGAGACAACCGCTGCATTGATTTTGTTTGTCCCGGTTATCACCCCTCTATTAAATAGTTTAGGAATCGATCCGTTGACTTATGGCGTCATGATTGTTACAAACCTAGCTATTGGTATGCTCACACCACCACTGGGTATTTGTTTGATAGTCTCTGGTACCATTGCGCAGAGTAAAATCTTGGAAATCTCCAAAGCGATCGTTCCGTTTTTGCTCGTCATGATCGTTGATTTGTTGTTGATTACATTTATTCCATTTTTGACACGTTATTTACCTTCAATTTATTGA
- the coaE gene encoding dephospho-CoA kinase (Dephospho-CoA kinase (CoaE) performs the final step in coenzyme A biosynthesis.): protein MIVITGSIASGKSTVCKILKENGYLIVDADRIARNLINPEVIGDIFGSAYIKNGTVDRKALGALIFANPKEKEKLNAYIHPLIRQQIYHDVEKLEEKKAKYLVDIPLYFESGHYDAEIVAVVFCPKSLQIKRLMARDGMCEDDALMRIESQIDIEEKKKRADFVIDNSLDFAHVTKETKKFMEFLDARI from the coding sequence ATGATTGTGATAACGGGCTCGATTGCCTCTGGAAAATCTACGGTTTGTAAAATACTCAAAGAAAATGGTTATTTGATTGTAGATGCAGATCGTATTGCAAGAAATCTTATTAATCCTGAAGTGATTGGCGATATTTTCGGCAGCGCTTATATTAAAAATGGCACGGTGGATCGCAAAGCTTTGGGTGCATTGATATTTGCTAATCCAAAAGAAAAAGAGAAGCTCAATGCCTACATTCATCCTTTGATTCGTCAACAAATCTATCATGATGTAGAAAAACTCGAAGAGAAAAAGGCGAAGTATCTCGTCGATATTCCTCTCTATTTTGAAAGTGGACATTATGATGCTGAGATTGTGGCGGTGGTGTTTTGTCCTAAGTCATTGCAGATTAAGAGATTAATGGCACGAGATGGAATGTGTGAAGACGATGCACTGATGCGTATCGAGAGTCAAATCGACATTGAAGAAAAAAAGAAAAGAGCAGATTTTGTGATTGATAATTCGCTTGATTTTGCACATGTAACAAAAGAAACAAAAAAATTTATGGAGTTTTTAGATGCACGTATCTAA